A genome region from Flavobacterium sp. includes the following:
- a CDS encoding NAD(P)H-binding protein — translation MKALIIGATGSTGKYLVDQLLEDGDYTSVVTFVRKPTGKKHIKLTEHVVNFETINQYKDLIAGDVLFSCLGTTLKAAGSKENQWKIDFDIPAAFALNAMENNIKSFVLVSSYGASAKSSVFYSKMKGKLEDYIAGLNFEQYIIFRPGPLVREDTDRLGEKISIKVINALNAIGILRKLKPLHTEILAQKLVKAPKILPSGTTILELKEIFEF, via the coding sequence ATGAAGGCATTGATTATTGGGGCTACAGGCTCAACAGGAAAATATTTGGTAGATCAGCTTCTGGAAGATGGTGACTATACTTCGGTCGTAACTTTTGTTAGAAAACCTACTGGAAAGAAGCACATTAAATTAACAGAACACGTTGTAAATTTTGAAACTATTAATCAATATAAAGATTTAATAGCCGGAGATGTTTTGTTTTCATGCCTCGGAACTACTTTAAAAGCAGCAGGTTCTAAAGAAAATCAATGGAAAATAGATTTTGATATTCCGGCAGCTTTTGCTTTAAACGCTATGGAAAACAACATAAAATCGTTTGTTTTGGTTTCTTCTTATGGAGCTTCTGCTAAAAGCAGCGTTTTTTATTCGAAAATGAAAGGCAAACTTGAAGATTATATTGCCGGACTTAATTTTGAACAGTATATTATTTTCAGACCGGGACCTTTGGTTCGTGAAGATACGGACAGGCTGGGAGAAAAAATTTCGATTAAAGTGATTAATGCCCTTAATGCAATTGGAATTCTTAGAAAACTCAAACCGCTTCATACTGAAATTTTGGCTCAAAAATTAGTAAAAGCACCTAAAATACTTCCTTCCGGAACTACGATTTTGGAACTTAAAGAAATTTTCGAATTTTAA
- a CDS encoding polysaccharide deacetylase family protein — translation MKIFSIKVLLILLFFTFISCENKKPKPVSKPYKAGVILSFDDAYVDEWSEADSILRKYSWKATFNVCRIDSIGEPEIKTLLEMQKYGHEIAGHGYHHYNAVKFVNQNGITAYMNQEINPMIVSMKKKDFKVTSFAYPYGMRSELLDKSLSNDFKIIRGRAFGGEIPEKQDSYFNNSKVVFAFDIDNSHVHFSIPYVLELLHYAKKNNKILLLCGHKPVKEVTENYQTKIETLEFICKYMQLNDLKFYRLSDLDDLLPQSQG, via the coding sequence ATGAAGATATTTTCTATCAAAGTATTATTGATTTTATTATTTTTTACATTTATTTCCTGCGAAAATAAAAAGCCCAAACCAGTTTCTAAACCGTATAAGGCTGGCGTAATATTGTCTTTTGATGATGCTTATGTTGATGAATGGTCTGAAGCCGACAGCATTTTGAGAAAATATTCATGGAAAGCTACTTTTAATGTCTGCAGAATTGATTCTATTGGAGAACCTGAAATAAAAACACTGCTCGAAATGCAAAAGTATGGTCATGAAATCGCGGGACATGGTTATCATCATTACAATGCGGTAAAGTTTGTGAATCAAAACGGAATTACTGCTTATATGAATCAGGAAATAAACCCGATGATTGTTTCAATGAAAAAGAAAGATTTTAAAGTTACTTCTTTCGCATATCCGTACGGAATGAGATCTGAGCTTCTGGATAAATCATTATCCAACGATTTTAAAATTATAAGAGGACGCGCTTTTGGTGGTGAAATCCCTGAAAAACAAGACAGTTATTTTAATAATTCTAAAGTTGTATTTGCCTTTGATATAGACAATAGCCACGTACATTTTAGCATTCCGTATGTTTTGGAATTACTGCATTACGCTAAAAAGAACAATAAAATTTTGCTTTTATGTGGCCATAAACCAGTAAAAGAGGTTACAGAAAATTATCAGACCAAAATAGAAACTTTAGAGTTTATTTGTAAATACATGCAGCTAAACGATTTAAAATTCTATAGATTATCTGATTTAGATGATTTACTTCCTCAGAGTCAGGGATAA
- a CDS encoding phytanoyl-CoA dioxygenase family protein, whose protein sequence is MHWNILENLWKRTQETSNVSTANDTQTWDLEMKTLYELGVGMEDAIQFLYFQKPDFEAFKNWIKTKKADQNDEIESEIDNVLSEQDLKFWNKNGYVILKNAISKQDCEATQKAIWDFLKMDPEKPETWYKRHENQKGLMLHFSDHETLNKNRSSLKIKKAYEQLYNTTQIYKVIDKVSFNPPETSRFTFLGSPLHWDISLKQPITLGFQGLLYLTDCGIDDGAFHCVPGFNTQINDWLNNLKPNENPREKAINTLKPKPILGNAGDFIIWNNTLPHCATPNRGKSPRMVQYLTYLPNNYDASGEWI, encoded by the coding sequence ATGCACTGGAATATTCTCGAAAATTTATGGAAACGTACTCAGGAAACCTCAAATGTTTCTACAGCAAATGATACGCAAACCTGGGATCTGGAAATGAAAACCCTGTACGAACTGGGAGTTGGTATGGAAGATGCTATACAGTTTTTATATTTTCAAAAACCTGATTTTGAAGCTTTCAAAAACTGGATAAAGACTAAAAAAGCAGATCAAAACGATGAAATAGAAAGTGAGATCGACAATGTTCTATCTGAACAAGACCTTAAATTTTGGAATAAAAACGGCTATGTAATCCTTAAAAATGCGATCTCTAAACAAGATTGTGAAGCGACTCAAAAAGCCATTTGGGATTTCCTGAAAATGGATCCGGAAAAACCGGAAACCTGGTACAAGAGACACGAAAACCAAAAGGGATTGATGCTTCATTTTTCTGATCATGAAACATTAAATAAAAACCGTTCTTCACTTAAAATAAAAAAGGCCTACGAACAGCTTTACAACACTACCCAAATATACAAAGTAATAGACAAAGTAAGTTTTAACCCTCCTGAAACCAGCCGTTTTACTTTTTTAGGAAGTCCGCTGCATTGGGATATAAGTTTAAAACAGCCCATTACGCTTGGTTTTCAAGGTCTGCTCTATCTTACTGACTGCGGTATTGATGACGGTGCTTTTCACTGCGTTCCGGGTTTTAATACTCAAATAAACGATTGGTTAAATAATCTGAAACCGAATGAAAATCCGCGAGAAAAAGCAATCAACACTCTAAAACCTAAACCTATTTTGGGCAATGCCGGAGATTTTATTATCTGGAATAATACTTTACCGCATTGCGCCACGCCAAACAGAGGCAAAAGCCCGAGAATGGTTCAGTACCTTACCTATTTACCAAATAATTACGACGCTTCGGGTGAATGGATTTAA